One region of Sulfurihydrogenibium sp. genomic DNA includes:
- the tatA gene encoding twin-arginine translocase TatA/TatE family subunit, which produces MGSIGMTELLLIFGIIILLFGAKKLPEIGRGLGEGIRSFKAAISGEEKKEDEKVITPKEIEAEVIKKEKVKENA; this is translated from the coding sequence ATGGGTTCTATTGGAATGACAGAACTTTTGCTAATATTTGGGATTATAATTTTACTCTTTGGTGCAAAAAAGTTGCCTGAGATTGGAAGAGGCTTAGGTGAAGGAATTAGAAGCTTTAAGGCAGCCATATCTGGAGAAGAGAAGAAAGAGGACGAAAAAGTTATTACACCTAAGGAGATAGAAGCAGAAGTAATAAAGAAAGAAAAAGTTAAAGAAAATGCATAA
- a CDS encoding LapA family protein, whose product MLSKIRLILWLFILLAAGYFVAMNNISVTVNLLPGYQTVPLPLSIIILMSIIVGAMLAILMTIGDWIKFKIEISRLKKQLEICNKSKEVQESE is encoded by the coding sequence ATGTTAAGCAAAATTAGACTTATTTTATGGTTATTTATTCTGTTGGCAGCAGGATACTTTGTAGCAATGAATAATATTTCTGTTACTGTTAATTTGCTTCCAGGTTACCAAACGGTACCACTTCCTTTGTCCATAATTATTCTTATGAGTATTATTGTTGGAGCTATGCTTGCTATTCTAATGACAATTGGAGACTGGATTAAATTTAAGATCGAAATTTCAAGATTAAAAAAGCAGCTTGAAATTTGTAATAAGTCAAAAGAAGTGCAGGAAAGTGAGTAA
- a CDS encoding HIT domain-containing protein, whose translation MERLYSPWRSQYIDGLEKSEGCFLCKAYQENNDEKNLLLYRGERAFVILNLFPYNAGHLMVCPNEHIGDFTVLDDKTLCEISLLTKEMVKLLKKVLKPDGFNVGYNLGRAAGAGLETHIHNHIVPRWNGDTNFMPVLGEVRVISQDLKEIYFKLKEELKRC comes from the coding sequence ATGGAAAGGTTATACTCACCATGGAGGTCTCAATATATAGATGGTCTTGAAAAGTCAGAAGGTTGTTTTTTGTGTAAAGCCTACCAAGAAAATAATGACGAGAAAAATCTTTTATTGTATAGAGGCGAAAGGGCTTTTGTTATATTAAATCTATTTCCATATAATGCAGGCCATCTAATGGTATGTCCTAATGAACATATAGGAGATTTTACTGTTTTAGATGATAAAACTTTATGTGAAATTTCTTTATTAACTAAAGAGATGGTCAAGCTCTTGAAAAAAGTTTTAAAACCGGATGGGTTTAATGTTGGCTATAATCTTGGAAGAGCAGCGGGAGCAGGTCTTGAAACCCATATTCACAATCATATAGTTCCAAGATGGAATGGAGACACAAACTTTATGCCTGTTTTGGGAGAGGTAAGAGTTATTTCTCAAGATTTAAAAGAAATTTATTTTAAATTAAAAGAAGAATTAAAAAGATGTTAA
- a CDS encoding transposase yields the protein MSAETLLRETVKKVKRGSLIHTDKFKSYDGLVMDGFKYERIDKSVKFARGC from the coding sequence GTGTCTGCTGAAACACTACTGAGAGAAACCGTAAAGAAAGTAAAGAGAGGAAGTTTGATACATACAGATAAATTCAAAAGTTATGATGGTCTTGTGATGGATGGATTTAAGTATGAGAGAATAGATAAAAGTGTAAAGTTTGCAAGAGGCTGCTAA
- a CDS encoding transposase — protein MDKKEYFEKILRQIYRGISKRTFPKHYNNLNINVQRDKKDRLRPQILPNSYKRVNEDYIDLLMSLVYNGYLESKIDSTLKSLGLTTLKQRMDIIKKTAYRKTLVSLRLR, from the coding sequence ATGGATAAGAAAGAATACTTTGAAAAAATACTTAGACAGATCTACCGAGGAATTAGTAAAAGAACTTTTCCTAAACATTATAACAACCTTAACATAAATGTCCAGAGAGATAAAAAAGATAGATTAAGACCACAAATATTACCCAACTCTTACAAAAGAGTCAACGAAGATTACATAGACCTTCTTATGAGTTTAGTATACAATGGATACTTAGAAAGCAAGATAGATTCTACACTAAAAAGCTTGGGCTTAACTACTTTAAAACAACGTATGGATATAATTAAAAAAACAGCTTATAGAAAGACTTTAGTGTCTTTAAGGTTGAGGTAG